A single genomic interval of uncultured Pseudodesulfovibrio sp. harbors:
- a CDS encoding YggS family pyridoxal phosphate-dependent enzyme codes for MSNKTSELADRAARVREDLADAALRAGRKAEDVTLVAVSKLHPASAIRELAGWGQVDFGENYVQESMAKQEELADLDVKWHFIGGLQSNKAKFVAGNFELVHSVDSRKLAQALHKKASSLGVVQDILLQVNIAEEVQKSGISVENLPELAESVMEMEGVRLVGLMTMPPFFNDPEGARPVFARLRELREALEKQLGKPLPHLSMGMTGDFVPAVEEGATLVRIGTRIFGQRPPR; via the coding sequence ATGAGCAATAAAACAAGTGAACTGGCAGACCGCGCGGCACGGGTCAGGGAAGATCTGGCTGATGCGGCCCTGAGGGCGGGAAGAAAAGCGGAAGACGTCACCCTTGTGGCGGTTTCCAAGCTGCATCCGGCATCGGCCATTCGTGAACTGGCCGGTTGGGGGCAGGTGGATTTCGGTGAAAACTACGTGCAGGAGTCCATGGCCAAGCAGGAAGAGTTGGCCGATCTCGATGTGAAATGGCATTTCATCGGGGGGCTTCAGTCCAACAAGGCGAAGTTCGTGGCCGGGAATTTCGAGCTGGTGCACAGCGTGGATTCACGTAAACTGGCTCAGGCATTGCATAAAAAGGCTTCAAGCCTCGGAGTGGTTCAGGATATTCTTCTTCAGGTGAACATCGCTGAAGAGGTGCAAAAGTCCGGAATTTCGGTAGAAAACCTTCCTGAATTGGCGGAATCCGTCATGGAAATGGAAGGGGTCCGGCTCGTCGGTTTGATGACGATGCCGCCGTTTTTCAACGATCCCGAGGGCGCGCGCCCTGTTTTTGCCCGGTTGCGGGAATTGCGGGAAGCGTTGGAAAAACAATTGGGTAAACCGCTGCCTCATCTGTCCATGGGCATGACCGGGGATTTTGTCCCGGCCGTGGAAGAGGGCGCGACACTGGTTCGGATCGGTACCCGGATTTTCGGGCAGCGACCGCCAAG
- a CDS encoding glycosyltransferase has product MNENYFSISQLGMSAQLKELSLDEMVEYVRNHIHSFLFDEPVCLCFIERFANDPEVNKEKRYRDTLLYLLDKALQLRPFRPGLLKAVAQLTGNPQVQQRLDFVEKHNREQEIFDQISALDLNQDAEDAKTFITQLIQGCTDHIAAAQYALNVDRHLGIARGEWQDSFTCPPALRRDWEIHLFNHHAALCDYERAMELWQGLRSDLLRETSLNLAAEMFVAAGDTTQAMDLYKASLQQDPRQTPVRLRLRELENPFIPDTSLPDTCSVDICLYSWNKGEIFGQTLKSLSESDIGKARIHILLNGCTDNSREIVENALPLFPDNEVIVHDLHVNIGAPAARNWLLRLPEVRESKYVAFLDDDVTVQKDWLARFLTIAESDDQIGVVGCKILHPGEPAQIQHLFRYVAIAGHGLLKMSIHTPLETYDNHVYDFTRETRSVMGCLHLIRNEAAQKIPAGFDIRFSPSQVDDIDHDLAICLEGYKVMYCGTVTCIHHQLSGINFKEQKSTTASTGSIMGNDIKFYFKHADHLERLREFDNLSLDIGVEPPVI; this is encoded by the coding sequence ATGAATGAAAATTATTTCTCCATCAGCCAGCTCGGCATGAGCGCGCAGCTCAAGGAATTGTCGCTTGACGAAATGGTTGAATACGTCCGCAACCACATTCACAGCTTTCTTTTTGACGAACCTGTCTGCCTTTGCTTCATAGAGCGGTTTGCCAACGATCCTGAAGTCAACAAAGAGAAAAGATACAGGGACACCCTGCTCTACCTGCTGGACAAGGCGCTGCAACTCCGCCCCTTCCGACCGGGCCTGCTCAAGGCGGTGGCACAGTTGACCGGCAATCCGCAGGTGCAGCAGCGTCTTGATTTCGTGGAAAAACACAACCGCGAGCAGGAAATCTTCGACCAGATTTCCGCTCTGGACCTCAATCAGGACGCCGAAGACGCCAAGACGTTTATCACACAGCTCATTCAGGGCTGCACGGACCACATCGCAGCAGCCCAGTATGCCTTGAACGTGGACAGGCATCTCGGCATCGCACGCGGGGAATGGCAGGATTCCTTTACCTGCCCGCCCGCCCTTCGCAGGGACTGGGAAATCCATCTTTTCAACCACCACGCCGCCCTGTGCGACTACGAACGGGCCATGGAACTCTGGCAGGGGCTCCGCAGTGACCTTCTCCGTGAGACCTCCCTCAATCTGGCTGCCGAAATGTTCGTCGCTGCCGGTGACACGACACAGGCAATGGACCTGTACAAGGCCTCGCTGCAACAGGACCCCAGACAGACCCCGGTCCGCCTCCGGCTTCGTGAGCTGGAAAATCCGTTCATCCCGGACACCAGCCTGCCCGACACATGCAGCGTCGATATCTGCCTCTATTCATGGAACAAAGGGGAAATTTTCGGACAGACGCTGAAGAGCCTGAGTGAATCGGATATCGGCAAGGCGCGCATCCACATCCTGCTCAACGGCTGCACGGACAACAGCCGGGAGATCGTCGAAAACGCCCTTCCGCTGTTCCCGGACAACGAAGTCATCGTTCACGACCTGCATGTGAACATCGGGGCACCCGCAGCCCGCAACTGGCTGCTGCGCCTCCCGGAAGTGCGGGAATCGAAATACGTCGCCTTTCTCGACGACGACGTCACGGTCCAGAAGGACTGGCTGGCCCGTTTTCTGACCATCGCGGAAAGCGACGACCAGATCGGCGTGGTGGGCTGCAAGATTCTGCATCCCGGCGAACCGGCCCAGATTCAGCACCTGTTCCGCTATGTCGCCATCGCCGGTCACGGCCTGCTCAAGATGTCCATCCACACCCCGCTGGAAACCTACGACAACCACGTCTACGACTTCACCCGCGAGACACGCAGCGTAATGGGGTGCCTGCACCTGATCCGCAACGAAGCCGCCCAAAAGATTCCCGCAGGATTCGATATCCGCTTTTCACCGTCACAGGTGGACGATATCGACCACGACCTCGCCATATGCCTTGAGGGATACAAGGTCATGTACTGCGGAACCGTGACCTGCATCCACCACCAGTTGAGCGGAATCAATTTCAAGGAGCAGAAGAGCACTACCGCCAGCACGGGAAGCATCATGGGCAACGATATCAAATTCTACTTCAAGCACGCCGATCACCTGGAAAGGCTCCGGGAATTCGATAATCTGAGCCTTGATATCGGCGTCGAACCGCCCGTGATATAA
- the topA gene encoding type I DNA topoisomerase encodes MPKDLIIVESPAKVKTISKFLGKDYIVDASVGHVRDLPTRDLGVDEENNFAPQYEVIKGKEDVVKRLKAAAKKADTVYLAPDPDREGEAIAWHVAELIKPVNKNIRRIQFNEITARAVKEALESAQDLNENLFDSQQARRILDRLVGYKISPILWKNVKRGISAGRVQSVALKILVEREKERRAFKADEYWPFKVLLEGKNPPPFWMDLHKLSNKAVKPGVNHIGTQSEAEALQEALENGEFKVDSVQEKQRKRNPLPPYITSTLQQDANRRMGYSAKRTMSIAQRLYEGVELGKRGTTALITYMRTDSVRIAKDAQDAAKGLILDKFGDDYYPPKTRHFKTKGGAQDAHEAIRPVDVTITPDDVKKFLPGEQHKLYRLIWQRFVASQMTAATFWDTTVLVKAPKTQWRAKGERMLFPGFLAAMDKGNGDGDTELPKLAEGDVLKLNELKKEQKFTQPPPRFSEASLVKTLEELGIGRPSTYAAIISTLLDREYATQEEKRFVPTELGFTVSDQLSEHFQALMDVGFTANMENLLDAVAAGKEDWVKLLNDFGGDFYPTLDKARTEMARSQQETDIKCENCGKPMAIKFGKTGEFLGCTGFPTCRTIKNFTRDEQGNIQIVEREKPEETGVKCEKCGRPMAIKQSRRGEFLGCTGYPDCKSIVNFKRDENGKIQVVESEKPEVVGTCPDCGGELLLKKARTGSRFIACSNYPDCTHAEPFSTGVPCPVEGCEGELVEKSSRRGKLFYSCSTYPKCDYAVWNWPINEPCPKCDHPILTRKTTKDKGEHIACPQKGCGYTRPIEEDK; translated from the coding sequence ATGCCAAAAGATTTAATTATCGTTGAGTCCCCTGCCAAGGTGAAGACCATTTCCAAATTTCTGGGCAAAGACTATATTGTCGATGCTTCGGTAGGACATGTTCGCGACCTGCCCACCCGTGATCTCGGCGTGGACGAAGAAAACAATTTCGCCCCCCAGTACGAAGTCATCAAGGGCAAGGAAGACGTGGTAAAACGTCTCAAGGCGGCGGCCAAGAAAGCCGACACCGTCTACCTCGCACCTGACCCGGACCGCGAAGGGGAAGCGATCGCATGGCACGTGGCCGAGCTCATCAAGCCCGTGAACAAGAATATCCGCCGCATCCAGTTCAACGAAATCACGGCCCGCGCCGTGAAGGAAGCTCTGGAGTCAGCTCAGGACCTCAACGAGAATCTTTTCGATTCGCAGCAGGCGCGCCGTATCCTCGACCGCCTCGTTGGATACAAGATTTCCCCGATCCTCTGGAAAAACGTCAAGCGCGGCATTTCCGCAGGACGTGTCCAGTCGGTCGCGCTCAAGATTCTGGTGGAACGCGAAAAGGAACGGCGCGCATTCAAGGCCGACGAGTACTGGCCCTTCAAGGTGCTGCTCGAAGGCAAGAATCCCCCGCCGTTCTGGATGGACCTGCACAAGCTCTCCAACAAGGCCGTCAAACCGGGCGTCAACCACATCGGCACCCAGTCCGAAGCCGAGGCATTGCAGGAAGCGCTCGAGAACGGTGAATTCAAAGTCGACTCCGTGCAGGAGAAGCAGCGCAAACGCAATCCGCTGCCGCCCTACATCACCTCCACGCTCCAGCAGGACGCCAACCGACGCATGGGCTATTCCGCCAAACGGACCATGTCCATCGCCCAGCGCCTCTACGAAGGTGTGGAACTCGGCAAACGCGGCACCACGGCACTCATCACCTACATGCGTACCGACTCCGTACGCATCGCCAAGGACGCGCAGGACGCAGCCAAGGGACTTATTCTCGACAAGTTCGGTGATGACTACTATCCACCCAAGACACGGCATTTCAAGACCAAGGGCGGCGCACAGGACGCGCACGAAGCCATCCGCCCGGTCGACGTGACCATCACGCCCGACGACGTGAAGAAATTCCTGCCCGGAGAACAGCACAAGCTGTACCGTCTGATCTGGCAGCGTTTCGTTGCCTCGCAAATGACTGCCGCGACATTCTGGGACACCACTGTTCTGGTCAAGGCACCCAAGACCCAGTGGCGCGCCAAGGGTGAGCGCATGCTCTTCCCCGGCTTCCTCGCCGCCATGGACAAAGGCAACGGCGACGGCGACACCGAACTGCCCAAGCTGGCCGAAGGCGACGTCCTGAAACTCAACGAGCTCAAGAAGGAACAGAAGTTCACCCAGCCGCCGCCGCGCTTCTCGGAAGCCTCGCTGGTCAAAACGCTGGAAGAACTCGGCATCGGCCGTCCTTCCACGTATGCGGCCATCATTTCCACCCTGCTGGACCGTGAATACGCCACGCAGGAAGAGAAACGGTTCGTGCCCACGGAACTCGGTTTCACGGTTTCGGACCAGCTGTCCGAACATTTTCAGGCACTCATGGACGTCGGCTTCACCGCCAACATGGAGAACCTCCTTGATGCCGTGGCCGCAGGAAAGGAAGACTGGGTCAAACTGCTCAACGATTTCGGGGGGGACTTCTACCCCACGCTGGACAAGGCCCGCACCGAAATGGCCCGCTCCCAGCAGGAAACCGACATCAAGTGCGAGAACTGCGGCAAGCCCATGGCCATCAAGTTCGGCAAGACGGGCGAATTCCTCGGCTGCACCGGTTTCCCCACCTGCCGCACCATCAAGAACTTCACCCGCGACGAGCAGGGCAACATCCAGATCGTCGAGCGAGAGAAGCCGGAAGAAACCGGCGTGAAATGCGAGAAGTGCGGACGCCCCATGGCCATCAAGCAGAGCCGCCGGGGCGAGTTCCTCGGCTGCACCGGCTACCCGGACTGCAAGTCCATCGTCAATTTCAAGCGCGATGAGAACGGCAAGATTCAGGTGGTGGAAAGCGAAAAGCCCGAAGTGGTCGGCACCTGCCCGGACTGCGGCGGCGAACTGCTGCTCAAGAAGGCGCGCACCGGTTCCCGGTTCATCGCCTGCTCCAACTACCCGGACTGCACCCATGCCGAGCCGTTCTCCACGGGCGTTCCCTGTCCGGTGGAAGGCTGCGAAGGCGAGCTGGTGGAGAAATCCTCACGCCGCGGCAAGCTGTTCTACTCCTGCTCCACGTATCCCAAGTGCGATTACGCGGTCTGGAACTGGCCCATCAACGAACCGTGCCCCAAATGCGACCACCCCATCCTGACCCGCAAGACCACCAAGGACAAGGGCGAACACATTGCCTGTCCCCAGAAGGGCTGCGGTTACACCCGCCCCATTGAAGAAGACAAATAA
- a CDS encoding transporter substrate-binding domain-containing protein encodes MRTLLFYLSLFVLFLLPSPVQAADGVLRVSFNTLPPWKTLDENGNVGGIDIDFLHLVAERMHLDVEFVHLPFKRGLKMLEHGSVDLMVGVLHRPEREAFAHFLMPPYKTKTNKALYVLKGNENLITEYEDMYSLRIGTQLGGKYFPRFDTDENIDKSSVKSFKLNIKMLLAGRIDAFITTEAAGDYRLAQSGLTGSITKAQYVFQEEQDVCMVLSKRSPYASRLAEFNTVMRELVEGGMFEQIKKEYISRVENAASR; translated from the coding sequence ATGCGAACATTACTTTTTTACTTATCACTTTTCGTTCTCTTTCTCCTGCCTTCGCCTGTTCAGGCTGCGGATGGAGTCCTTCGTGTATCCTTCAACACACTTCCCCCGTGGAAAACGCTTGATGAAAATGGAAATGTCGGCGGTATCGACATCGACTTTCTCCATCTTGTGGCAGAGCGAATGCATCTTGATGTCGAATTTGTTCATCTTCCCTTCAAGCGCGGACTCAAGATGCTGGAGCACGGCAGTGTTGACCTGATGGTCGGCGTGCTGCATCGGCCAGAGCGTGAGGCGTTTGCTCATTTTCTGATGCCTCCCTACAAGACAAAGACAAACAAGGCCTTGTATGTGCTCAAGGGAAACGAGAATTTGATTACCGAGTATGAGGATATGTATTCCCTGAGAATAGGTACTCAACTGGGCGGAAAGTATTTTCCCCGTTTCGACACGGATGAAAATATCGATAAATCAAGCGTGAAGAGCTTTAAATTGAATATCAAGATGCTGCTTGCCGGACGCATTGACGCTTTTATCACCACCGAGGCTGCGGGGGATTACCGACTCGCACAAAGCGGACTGACCGGGAGTATCACCAAGGCCCAGTATGTTTTTCAGGAAGAGCAGGACGTCTGCATGGTCCTGTCGAAGCGTTCTCCTTATGCTTCTCGACTCGCGGAATTCAACACTGTCATGCGTGAACTGGTCGAAGGCGGCATGTTTGAACAGATCAAAAAGGAATATATCAGCCGGGTTGAAAACGCGGCGAGCCGATAA
- the pstB gene encoding phosphate ABC transporter ATP-binding protein PstB — protein MKNPIKVASANLDFHYGDFKALEDISIDFELNRVTALIGPSGCGKSTYLRCINRMNDLIPGTRVDGEMTLDGEDIYAPGIDVVSLRRRIGMVFQKPNPFPKTLFENVAYGLRVNGINDKQFLEQRVEESLRGAALWDEVKDRLHTSALGLSGGQQQRLCIARALAIEPEVLLMDEPASALDPIATQKIEDLIHELKKDFTIIIVTHSMQQAARVSDRTAFFYMGKLIEVDDTKSMFTKPSNKQTEDYITGRFG, from the coding sequence ATGAAAAATCCTATCAAAGTGGCGTCCGCCAACCTTGATTTCCATTACGGGGATTTCAAGGCGCTGGAGGACATCAGCATAGATTTCGAACTCAACCGCGTTACGGCCCTCATCGGCCCTTCCGGTTGCGGCAAATCCACCTACCTGCGTTGCATCAACCGCATGAACGACCTCATTCCCGGCACGCGTGTGGATGGAGAAATGACGCTGGACGGCGAAGACATCTACGCTCCGGGCATAGACGTGGTCTCGTTGCGCCGCCGCATAGGCATGGTCTTCCAGAAGCCGAACCCGTTTCCCAAGACCCTTTTCGAAAACGTGGCATACGGCCTGCGCGTCAACGGGATAAACGACAAGCAGTTCCTTGAACAACGCGTCGAGGAAAGCCTCAGGGGGGCGGCTCTGTGGGATGAAGTCAAGGACCGGCTGCACACTTCGGCACTCGGCCTGTCCGGCGGCCAGCAGCAGCGCCTGTGCATCGCCCGCGCACTCGCCATCGAACCGGAAGTCCTGCTCATGGACGAACCGGCCTCGGCTCTGGACCCCATCGCCACACAGAAAATCGAAGACCTCATCCACGAACTCAAAAAGGACTTCACCATCATCATCGTCACCCACTCCATGCAGCAGGCCGCCCGCGTCTCGGACCGCACCGCATTCTTCTACATGGGCAAGCTCATCGAAGTTGACGACACCAAGTCCATGTTCACCAAGCCGAGCAACAAACAGACAGAAGACTACATCACCGGACGTTTCGGTTGA
- the phoU gene encoding phosphate signaling complex protein PhoU, with the protein MEQRAHFSNKLDDLKVRVLRMAALSETAVHKAVKAFLENDADLAEEVIMGDSAINELEDDLDKFSLELLALDQPMAIDLRTIVGGQRITVNLERLGDEAVNLAHRAMFLSTRPPLPHNPKMEKLAQTAKAMLSDALKSYVDEDVALAFQVCRMDDKADDLNISILRQFVSEMVTESRIVERGVHAIIGARHLERIADLATNVAESVAFIVEGTNMKHSCKE; encoded by the coding sequence ATGGAGCAGAGAGCACACTTTTCAAACAAACTGGACGACCTGAAGGTCAGGGTCCTACGCATGGCCGCACTGTCCGAAACAGCGGTTCATAAAGCCGTCAAGGCCTTCCTTGAAAACGATGCGGACCTCGCCGAAGAAGTCATCATGGGCGACTCCGCCATCAACGAACTTGAGGACGACCTGGACAAATTCAGCCTTGAACTGCTCGCGCTTGATCAGCCCATGGCCATTGACCTGCGGACCATCGTCGGCGGGCAGCGCATCACCGTGAATCTGGAACGTCTCGGAGACGAAGCCGTGAACCTCGCGCACCGAGCCATGTTCCTGAGCACCCGCCCGCCCCTGCCGCATAATCCCAAGATGGAAAAACTGGCGCAGACCGCAAAGGCCATGCTGTCCGACGCCCTGAAGTCCTATGTGGACGAAGACGTGGCCCTTGCCTTTCAGGTCTGCCGCATGGACGACAAGGCCGATGATCTCAACATCTCCATCCTGCGTCAGTTCGTCAGTGAAATGGTCACGGAATCCCGCATCGTGGAACGCGGCGTACACGCCATCATCGGCGCACGCCATCTGGAACGCATCGCGGACCTTGCCACCAATGTCGCCGAATCCGTGGCGTTCATCGTCGAAGGCACGAACATGAAACACAGCTGCAAGGAATAA
- a CDS encoding 30S ribosomal protein S1 has protein sequence MEKTNDVVESPDMEMNFADALDEYLNSDFGDLDEGTIVAGEVVKVDKDYVLVDVNFKSEGQIPIMEFTEADGTVAVKVGEKVDVFVARKNEAEGTIYLSRDKAKRMQLFDKLEEVQEKDGEVVGRIIRRIKGGYTVDLGGVEAFLPGSHVDLRPVPDMDALVNQEFDFKILKINRRRSNVIVSRRVLLEEMRSEQRDKLLGTLEDGQVVTGKVKNITEYGVFIDLGGLDGLLHITDMSWKRIKHPKEMVQLGDDLELKILSFDREAQKVSLGLKQLVPDPWENIAEKYPQDSKFTGTITNLADYGAFVELENGVEGLVHISEMSWTRKLRHPSQMVKVGEEVEVIVLGVDPDKKRISLGMKQISPNPWDVVAEKYPEGTVLEGAIKNITEFGVFIGIEEGIDGLIHVSDISWTKKIRHPSEVYKSGDAVQAKVLTVDKENEKFTLGVKQLTEDPWTQVPAKYPVGQLINGTVTNITDFGLFVEVEEGIEGLVHVSEISRKKIKSPSEMFKEGDTIEAKVIHVSADERRLGLSIKQTKEEPARGGGKSKSFGGGAAGESTGSTLGDLLREKLEEAAGDALDNPVEEVVETEAPAEAPVEEAAAPVEESEETK, from the coding sequence ATGGAAAAAACTAATGATGTCGTCGAATCCCCCGACATGGAAATGAATTTTGCCGATGCTCTTGATGAGTATCTGAATTCCGATTTCGGGGATCTGGACGAGGGCACCATCGTTGCTGGTGAAGTCGTCAAGGTCGACAAGGACTATGTCCTCGTTGATGTGAATTTCAAGTCCGAAGGACAGATTCCCATCATGGAATTCACCGAGGCTGACGGCACTGTCGCAGTCAAGGTCGGTGAGAAGGTCGATGTTTTCGTCGCCCGCAAGAACGAAGCCGAAGGCACCATCTACTTGTCCCGTGACAAGGCCAAGCGGATGCAGCTTTTTGATAAACTGGAAGAAGTGCAGGAAAAAGACGGCGAAGTCGTCGGCCGCATCATCCGCCGCATCAAGGGCGGTTACACCGTCGATCTCGGCGGCGTGGAAGCATTCCTGCCCGGTTCCCACGTTGATCTGCGCCCGGTCCCCGACATGGACGCTCTGGTCAACCAGGAATTCGACTTCAAGATTCTCAAGATCAACCGCCGCCGCAGCAACGTCATCGTTTCCCGCCGCGTACTTCTCGAAGAGATGCGTAGCGAACAGCGCGACAAGCTGCTCGGCACCCTCGAAGACGGCCAGGTCGTCACCGGTAAGGTCAAGAACATCACCGAATACGGCGTGTTCATCGATCTCGGCGGCCTCGACGGTCTCCTCCACATCACCGACATGTCCTGGAAGCGCATCAAGCATCCCAAGGAAATGGTCCAGCTCGGCGACGATCTGGAACTGAAGATCCTCTCCTTCGACCGCGAAGCACAGAAGGTCTCCCTTGGTCTCAAGCAGCTCGTCCCCGATCCGTGGGAGAACATCGCTGAGAAGTACCCCCAGGATTCCAAGTTCACCGGTACCATCACCAATCTCGCCGACTACGGCGCATTCGTGGAACTGGAAAACGGCGTCGAAGGTCTGGTTCACATCTCCGAGATGTCCTGGACCCGCAAGCTCCGTCATCCTTCCCAGATGGTGAAGGTCGGCGAAGAAGTCGAAGTCATCGTGCTCGGCGTCGATCCCGACAAGAAGCGCATCTCCCTCGGCATGAAGCAGATCTCCCCGAACCCGTGGGATGTCGTGGCCGAGAAGTACCCCGAGGGCACCGTCCTCGAAGGCGCTATCAAGAACATCACCGAATTCGGCGTGTTCATCGGCATCGAGGAAGGCATCGACGGCCTCATCCACGTTTCCGACATCTCCTGGACCAAGAAAATCCGTCATCCTTCGGAAGTCTACAAGTCCGGCGACGCCGTTCAGGCCAAGGTCCTCACCGTGGACAAGGAAAACGAGAAGTTCACCCTCGGCGTGAAGCAGCTCACCGAAGACCCGTGGACCCAGGTCCCGGCCAAGTACCCCGTGGGTCAGCTGATCAACGGTACCGTCACCAACATCACTGACTTCGGTCTGTTTGTTGAGGTCGAGGAAGGCATCGAAGGTCTGGTTCACGTTTCCGAGATCAGCCGCAAGAAGATCAAGTCCCCCTCCGAGATGTTCAAGGAAGGCGACACCATCGAAGCCAAGGTCATCCACGTCTCCGCTGATGAACGCCGTCTCGGCCTGTCCATCAAGCAGACCAAGGAAGAGCCTGCACGCGGTGGCGGCAAGTCCAAGAGCTTCGGCGGCGGTGCTGCCGGCGAGTCCACAGGTTCCACCCTTGGTGACCTGCTCCGCGAAAAGCTCGAAGAAGCTGCCGGTGACGCTCTCGACAACCCTGTCGAAGAAGTCGTTGAAACCGAAGCTCCCGCAGAAGCCCCGGTCGAAGAGGCCGCAGCTCCCGTCGAGGAGTCCGAAGAAACCAAGTAG
- the sppA gene encoding signal peptide peptidase SppA, translating into MLEETRTRFSQRHPLIFGVMMIITAIVLILGAMAFFRSMGWMEGNFSLGRDKLGVVHIEGTIMDSTDVVGWIRTLRDDDSVSGVLLRVNSPGGAIAPSQEIYQAVTDLASRKPVVASYSTVAASGGYYASAPANVIVANPGSITASIGVMAEFVTVGEALRKLGIKPEILTTGKYKAAGTPMRDLTTAQRDQILGMMLDLHAQFVDDVAAARNMKRSRVEAIADGRAVTGRQALALGLVDMLGSEEQAFDKLKELCEIEGRASLIEGPVVEQTLIQEIMGSLKIDFTSAVNEGWTFSFK; encoded by the coding sequence ATGTTGGAAGAAACACGCACACGTTTCTCCCAGCGCCACCCCCTCATTTTCGGGGTGATGATGATAATTACGGCCATAGTCCTCATTTTGGGGGCTATGGCCTTTTTCCGTTCCATGGGCTGGATGGAAGGCAACTTCTCTCTGGGACGCGACAAGCTCGGCGTGGTGCACATCGAAGGCACCATCATGGATTCCACCGACGTGGTCGGCTGGATACGGACCCTGCGTGACGACGACTCCGTTTCGGGCGTGCTGCTGCGCGTCAACTCTCCGGGCGGCGCAATCGCCCCGTCACAGGAGATATATCAGGCCGTCACCGACCTCGCGAGCCGCAAGCCGGTTGTCGCCTCCTACTCCACGGTCGCAGCCAGCGGCGGCTACTATGCGTCGGCTCCGGCCAACGTCATCGTGGCCAATCCCGGCTCCATCACCGCTTCCATCGGTGTGATGGCCGAATTCGTCACCGTAGGCGAGGCGCTTCGGAAACTCGGCATCAAGCCCGAAATTCTCACCACCGGAAAATACAAGGCCGCTGGCACGCCCATGCGCGACCTCACCACGGCACAGCGTGACCAGATTCTCGGCATGATGCTGGACCTGCACGCCCAGTTCGTGGACGACGTCGCCGCGGCACGCAACATGAAGCGCAGCAGAGTGGAAGCCATTGCCGACGGACGCGCCGTCACGGGCCGTCAGGCTCTCGCGCTCGGCCTCGTCGACATGCTGGGCAGTGAAGAGCAGGCTTTCGACAAGCTCAAGGAACTCTGCGAAATCGAAGGCAGGGCCTCACTCATCGAAGGACCGGTCGTGGAACAAACCCTGATTCAGGAAATCATGGGTTCCCTCAAAATCGACTTCACTTCCGCAGTCAACGAAGGATGGACCTTTTCGTTCAAGTAG
- a CDS encoding HD domain-containing phosphohydrolase codes for MGSTASADNGGPNAKQKKRARLFKVSPYMVIPSRVGGFSLFLKQGEGYVLYAEKGELFTDAHKERLGELDVEHLYVKAEDYPQYAVYVQDHLEEVLGDEAIPVRERARAWNDATVSLAKESFDRSLPKSMDKRRFGKIRSLISHSLKFLARDDALKELSRFISEGNELFRHGIGVMVLTVSVLNTFVKDDADLLVAVGMGAMLHDIGKLELPEALFTRRWDGLTQIEQDMARSHPALGVGLCSSLPLPQETLQCILFHHELEDGSGYPSGASGDLLPSYAKVLSLCNEYDNLTRGGKGKKKLTPFEALTRIKSRRGAFNAEMLKRLIAVLSKAELA; via the coding sequence ATGGGTTCCACCGCCTCCGCTGATAACGGCGGGCCGAATGCAAAGCAGAAAAAGAGAGCGCGCCTGTTCAAGGTGTCGCCCTACATGGTCATCCCGTCCCGTGTGGGCGGTTTTTCCCTGTTTCTGAAACAGGGCGAAGGCTATGTGTTGTACGCGGAAAAAGGCGAACTGTTCACCGACGCGCACAAGGAGCGCCTTGGCGAGCTTGATGTGGAGCACCTGTACGTCAAGGCAGAGGATTACCCCCAGTATGCCGTCTACGTGCAGGACCATCTGGAAGAGGTGCTCGGTGACGAGGCCATTCCTGTCCGTGAACGCGCCCGTGCATGGAACGACGCCACGGTTTCGCTTGCCAAGGAGTCGTTTGACAGGAGCCTGCCAAAATCCATGGACAAGCGGCGGTTCGGGAAGATCCGCTCCCTCATTTCCCACAGCCTGAAATTTCTGGCGCGTGATGATGCGCTCAAGGAATTGTCCCGGTTCATCTCCGAGGGCAACGAACTGTTCCGCCACGGTATCGGCGTCATGGTGCTCACCGTCAGCGTGCTCAATACTTTCGTGAAAGACGATGCCGACCTGCTCGTCGCCGTGGGCATGGGGGCCATGCTGCATGATATCGGCAAGCTGGAGCTACCCGAAGCTCTGTTTACCCGCCGTTGGGACGGCCTGACGCAGATAGAGCAGGACATGGCGAGATCGCATCCGGCACTGGGAGTCGGGCTGTGCTCCTCCCTGCCCCTGCCGCAGGAAACGCTGCAATGCATTCTGTTCCATCACGAACTGGAAGACGGCAGCGGCTATCCGTCCGGCGCTTCGGGCGACCTGCTGCCCAGCTATGCCAAGGTCCTTTCCCTGTGCAATGAATACGACAACCTCACACGGGGCGGTAAGGGCAAAAAGAAGCTCACTCCGTTCGAAGCGCTTACGCGGATCAAGTCCCGCCGGGGCGCATTCAATGCCGAGATGCTCAAACGGCTTATCGCAGTTCTTTCAAAGGCGGAACTGGCCTAG